One Manihot esculenta cultivar AM560-2 chromosome 18, M.esculenta_v8, whole genome shotgun sequence genomic window carries:
- the LOC110605829 gene encoding 5'-3' exonuclease isoform X1, whose translation MLKMATHVHVKPPFSTTPCVSISTGNLRIKTTGTKTVNSCKTWKLVVAAAEASALSSSSSSGSFNRTSGGQLFRGNEICRNKKERSTSKKRVFFLDVNPLCYAGSTPSLHSFGYWISLLFSQVSLSDPVIAVLDGEGAIEHRRQLLPSYKAHRRKFYSRLSAFHKFSKDYVQRSQVVVDVLTKCNVPVVKVEGQEADDVVATLAGQILQRGYRVVIASPDKDFKQLISEDVQIVLPVIELKRWSFYTMKHYIAQYNCDPCSDLSLRCIMGDEVDGVPGIQNMAPGFGRKTALKLLKKHGSLQNLLNAAAVRTVGKQYAQDALTKHADFLRRNYEVLALRRDVDVHLQEEWLTERDRCNDSIILSNFFKMLEENKIPFQQKRSHS comes from the exons ATGTTGAAGATGGCAACCCACGTCCACGTAAAACCACCTTTCTCTACGACCCCATGTGTTTCCATTTCAACCGGAAATCTGAGAATTAAGACAACGGGAACAAAAACAGTAAACTCATGTAAAACATGGAAGCTTGTTGTTGCTGCTGCTGAGGCTTCCGCTTTAtcttcgtcttcttcttctggGTCTTTTAATCGAACAAGTGGTGGACAATTGTTTCGGGGAAATGAAATTTGcagaaataaaaaagagaggAGTACAAGCAAGAAAAGGGTGTTTTTCTTAGATGTGAACCCTCTTTGTTATGCTGGAAGCACACCGAGCTTGCACTCTTTTGGTTACTGgatttctcttttattctcTCAAGTCAGCCTTAGCGACCCTGTTATTGCT GTTCTTGATGGAGAAGGGGCTATCGAGCACCGCAGGCAGTTGTTACCTTCATATAAAGCACATAGGAGAAAATTCTACAGCCGATTATCAGCTTTTCACAAATTTTCAAAGGATTATGTTCAAAGGTCTCAAGTTGTCGTTGATGTTCTAACCAAATGCAATGTTCCA GTTGTAAAAGTTGAAGGCCAGGAAGCAGATGATGTGGTGGCGACACTTGCAGGACAAATCTTACAAAGAGGATACAGGGTGGTTATTGCCTCTCCAGATAAAGATTTCAAGCAATTGATTTCTGAAGATGTCCAGATTGTTTTGCCTGTTATAGAGCTAAAACGGTGGTCCTTTTACACTATGAAGCACTATATTGCTCAATATAATTGTGATCCATGCTCTGATCTGAGTCTTA gATGTATTATGGGCGATGAGGTTGATGGTGTTCCTGGGATACAAAACATGGCTCCTGGGTTTGGTCGCAAGACTGCTTTAAAGCTTTTGAAAAAACACGGTTCACTGCAAAATTTACTAAATGCAGCAGCGGTAAGAACTGTGGGCAAACAATATGCACAGGATGCTCTCACAAAACATGCTGATTTTTTGCGCAGGAACTACGAGGTTCTGGCACTGAGGAG GGATGTTGATGTTCATCTACAGGAGGAATGGTTAACTGAAAGAGATAGATGCAATGATTCCATTATCTTGTCTAACTTCTTCAAGATGttggaagaaaataaaatacccTTTCAGCAAAAGAGATCTCATTCTTGA
- the LOC110605829 gene encoding 5'-3' exonuclease isoform X4, with protein MLEAHRACTLLVTGFLFYSLKSALATLLLLNGCVLLQVLDGEGAIEHRRQLLPSYKAHRRKFYSRLSAFHKFSKDYVQRSQVVVDVLTKCNVPVVKVEGQEADDVVATLAGQILQRGYRVVIASPDKDFKQLISEDVQIVLPVIELKRWSFYTMKHYIAQYNCDPCSDLSLRCIMGDEVDGVPGIQNMAPGFGRKTALKLLKKHGSLQNLLNAAAVRTVGKQYAQDALTKHADFLRRNYEVLALRRDVDVHLQEEWLTERDRCNDSIILSNFFKMLEENKIPFQQKRSHS; from the exons ATGCTGGAAGCACACCGAGCTTGCACTCTTTTGGTTACTGgatttctcttttattctcTCAAGTCAGCCTTAGCGACCCTGTTATTGCT AAACGGTTGTGTTCTTCTTCAGGTTCTTGATGGAGAAGGGGCTATCGAGCACCGCAGGCAGTTGTTACCTTCATATAAAGCACATAGGAGAAAATTCTACAGCCGATTATCAGCTTTTCACAAATTTTCAAAGGATTATGTTCAAAGGTCTCAAGTTGTCGTTGATGTTCTAACCAAATGCAATGTTCCA GTTGTAAAAGTTGAAGGCCAGGAAGCAGATGATGTGGTGGCGACACTTGCAGGACAAATCTTACAAAGAGGATACAGGGTGGTTATTGCCTCTCCAGATAAAGATTTCAAGCAATTGATTTCTGAAGATGTCCAGATTGTTTTGCCTGTTATAGAGCTAAAACGGTGGTCCTTTTACACTATGAAGCACTATATTGCTCAATATAATTGTGATCCATGCTCTGATCTGAGTCTTA gATGTATTATGGGCGATGAGGTTGATGGTGTTCCTGGGATACAAAACATGGCTCCTGGGTTTGGTCGCAAGACTGCTTTAAAGCTTTTGAAAAAACACGGTTCACTGCAAAATTTACTAAATGCAGCAGCGGTAAGAACTGTGGGCAAACAATATGCACAGGATGCTCTCACAAAACATGCTGATTTTTTGCGCAGGAACTACGAGGTTCTGGCACTGAGGAG GGATGTTGATGTTCATCTACAGGAGGAATGGTTAACTGAAAGAGATAGATGCAATGATTCCATTATCTTGTCTAACTTCTTCAAGATGttggaagaaaataaaatacccTTTCAGCAAAAGAGATCTCATTCTTGA
- the LOC110605829 gene encoding 5'-3' exonuclease isoform X2 codes for MLKMATHVHVKPPFSTTPCVSISTGNLRIKTTGTKTVNSCKTWKLVVAAAEASALSSSSSSGSFNRTSGGQLFRGNEICRNKKERSTSKKRVFFLDVNPLCYAGSTPSLHSFGYWISLLFSQVSLSDPVIAVLDGEGAIEHRRQLLPSYKAHRRKFYSRLSAFHKFSKDYVQRSQVVVDVLTKCNVPVVKVEGQEADDVVATLAGQILQRGYRVVIASPDKDFKQLISEDVQIVLPVIELKRWSFYTMKHYIAQYNCDPCSDLSLRCIMGDEVDGVPGIQNMAPGFGRKTALKLLKKHGSLQNLLNAAAVRTVGKQYAQDALTKHADFLRRNYEVLALRRFQPVIMSPGGEE; via the exons ATGTTGAAGATGGCAACCCACGTCCACGTAAAACCACCTTTCTCTACGACCCCATGTGTTTCCATTTCAACCGGAAATCTGAGAATTAAGACAACGGGAACAAAAACAGTAAACTCATGTAAAACATGGAAGCTTGTTGTTGCTGCTGCTGAGGCTTCCGCTTTAtcttcgtcttcttcttctggGTCTTTTAATCGAACAAGTGGTGGACAATTGTTTCGGGGAAATGAAATTTGcagaaataaaaaagagaggAGTACAAGCAAGAAAAGGGTGTTTTTCTTAGATGTGAACCCTCTTTGTTATGCTGGAAGCACACCGAGCTTGCACTCTTTTGGTTACTGgatttctcttttattctcTCAAGTCAGCCTTAGCGACCCTGTTATTGCT GTTCTTGATGGAGAAGGGGCTATCGAGCACCGCAGGCAGTTGTTACCTTCATATAAAGCACATAGGAGAAAATTCTACAGCCGATTATCAGCTTTTCACAAATTTTCAAAGGATTATGTTCAAAGGTCTCAAGTTGTCGTTGATGTTCTAACCAAATGCAATGTTCCA GTTGTAAAAGTTGAAGGCCAGGAAGCAGATGATGTGGTGGCGACACTTGCAGGACAAATCTTACAAAGAGGATACAGGGTGGTTATTGCCTCTCCAGATAAAGATTTCAAGCAATTGATTTCTGAAGATGTCCAGATTGTTTTGCCTGTTATAGAGCTAAAACGGTGGTCCTTTTACACTATGAAGCACTATATTGCTCAATATAATTGTGATCCATGCTCTGATCTGAGTCTTA gATGTATTATGGGCGATGAGGTTGATGGTGTTCCTGGGATACAAAACATGGCTCCTGGGTTTGGTCGCAAGACTGCTTTAAAGCTTTTGAAAAAACACGGTTCACTGCAAAATTTACTAAATGCAGCAGCGGTAAGAACTGTGGGCAAACAATATGCACAGGATGCTCTCACAAAACATGCTGATTTTTTGCGCAGGAACTACGAGGTTCTGGCACTGAGGAG
- the LOC110605829 gene encoding 5'-3' exonuclease isoform X3 — protein MLKMATHVHVKPPFSTTPCVSISTGNLRIKTTGTKTVNSCKTWKLVVAAAEASALSSSSSSGSFNRTSGGQLFRGNEICRNKKERSTSKKRVFFLDVNPLCYAGSTPSLHSFGYWISLLFSQVSLSDPVIAVLDGEGAIEHRRQLLPSYKAHRRKFYSRLSAFHKFSKDYVQRSQVVVDVLTKCNVPVVKVEGQEADDVVATLAGQILQRGYRVVIASPDKDFKQLISEDVQIVLPVIELKRWSFYTMKHYIAQYNCDPCSDLSLRCIMGDEVDGVPGIQNMAPGFGRKTALKLLKKHGSLQNLLNAAAVRTVGKQYAQDALTKHADFLRRNYEVLALRRW, from the exons ATGTTGAAGATGGCAACCCACGTCCACGTAAAACCACCTTTCTCTACGACCCCATGTGTTTCCATTTCAACCGGAAATCTGAGAATTAAGACAACGGGAACAAAAACAGTAAACTCATGTAAAACATGGAAGCTTGTTGTTGCTGCTGCTGAGGCTTCCGCTTTAtcttcgtcttcttcttctggGTCTTTTAATCGAACAAGTGGTGGACAATTGTTTCGGGGAAATGAAATTTGcagaaataaaaaagagaggAGTACAAGCAAGAAAAGGGTGTTTTTCTTAGATGTGAACCCTCTTTGTTATGCTGGAAGCACACCGAGCTTGCACTCTTTTGGTTACTGgatttctcttttattctcTCAAGTCAGCCTTAGCGACCCTGTTATTGCT GTTCTTGATGGAGAAGGGGCTATCGAGCACCGCAGGCAGTTGTTACCTTCATATAAAGCACATAGGAGAAAATTCTACAGCCGATTATCAGCTTTTCACAAATTTTCAAAGGATTATGTTCAAAGGTCTCAAGTTGTCGTTGATGTTCTAACCAAATGCAATGTTCCA GTTGTAAAAGTTGAAGGCCAGGAAGCAGATGATGTGGTGGCGACACTTGCAGGACAAATCTTACAAAGAGGATACAGGGTGGTTATTGCCTCTCCAGATAAAGATTTCAAGCAATTGATTTCTGAAGATGTCCAGATTGTTTTGCCTGTTATAGAGCTAAAACGGTGGTCCTTTTACACTATGAAGCACTATATTGCTCAATATAATTGTGATCCATGCTCTGATCTGAGTCTTA gATGTATTATGGGCGATGAGGTTGATGGTGTTCCTGGGATACAAAACATGGCTCCTGGGTTTGGTCGCAAGACTGCTTTAAAGCTTTTGAAAAAACACGGTTCACTGCAAAATTTACTAAATGCAGCAGCGGTAAGAACTGTGGGCAAACAATATGCACAGGATGCTCTCACAAAACATGCTGATTTTTTGCGCAGGAACTACGAGGTTCTGGCACTGAGGAG